The sequence attctttgatttttcttttgtatcaaACAATaatctttgattaattttaagtCCATACAAGAATACCTACCATAAAGTCATTATTTCTTACCAACTACTATGCCCACTGGAAAAAGTTTAAGTTATGGATATATAAGTAAGCCTCCATTACAATAACCCTGGCTCTGCTACTTTTCAAGTTTTTGTCTTGCTGAGTCTAGGATCTAGCTAATGTTATTTGTTTAACTGCTATTCTTCCTGACTTTGttctcccaaaaaagaaaataataggaaactgaggcttagagcaaTTACACGTGTAAACCGTAAACTGAGAATCCAACTTTCAATGTATGTCATCAAATCTATCCATTCCTATTTATCTCTGTGAAAATACCCTGGAGAATTAAATaactaatttttgctttttatgacACAAATTAGAGTTACCACAAAAACATTATTTACCTGTACCACAAACAAGAACTTATGACATTATCATATAACCTGAACCTATGAAAAGATTGTCATCAGCCACCAGTCATCCATCAACCACAATTTGAGAACTATTCTCATGAGGAAATTTCTTGAGAATAATTTAATCAACATGGAATCCCTGATCTATGACTTGTCTCTCTCTGTTTATTGGTAACCAGTTTGTGAGAAAAATGCTTTTGACAATGctactaaaattattttctcagtatGCAAATAATCATCTGTAACATCACTGTTttaacattttaccatatttAATCAATGAGGTTTAAATCAGAGGTGGTGGTGAACTAGACAGCATGAATGGtattatttatagcatttttgAAGGCTTTCAAGCAGGCCTTGGATACCCGGAAAACTGTATTAGGTTTACCTTTTCACAAAAAGTCATTACTTCTCATGCAACAAAACTACTTTTGACTGGTAAAAAATTGGCTATGAAGTGCTAACTAAAATACAGCATTACATAACCATCAGCTTCTGCTCCATCTGTGTTTTGAAGATAAGAAATCTTCAAAATATGTGATGGATATCTGGTCACTTtaatggaggaagaagagagactaCCGAAGGCAACACCCGTAAATATCTGTTCCAGTATGATACCAAGCACTAGCGTCTGAGTGGAGGGCAAGAGGATACAGACCTCACCTTCTGGAAGCTTACAGCCTAGTGGGCATAAAGCCCACCTTCTGGATCTCTTCTAACGGAAACCATCTGCCCTTTCTTAGTTTTTTCTAATTCTCGTCATATATTATAACATCAGCACCGAGGAGCCTTACAGATTGATCTTTTCACGAAGGACCCAGATGTGGAAAAATATGGATTTACtgactattaaaaatatagtaatgaTCCAGATCACtccttctcagaaaaaaaataatcagattgAACATTTCTGAATCATTAAAACCAATCTGAATTCCTGTATAAAGAACTGCACTTGAGTTTGTAGTTGTCTGAAGATTTAAATCTGGTTTAAGCTGGTTTAAGTTTGGATTTGTAAACACATAATCTCTAAAAGGTGGCCATGCCATGTGTATCAGAACACACAGTCTGGAAAGTGGTAGGCTGTGAGAGAATTGTCAGAGAGGAAGAGGTGGCCCTCTCCTGCGGAAAGCTGATGAATCTCTGCTTCTGATCCGCCTTGGAAACCTTACTTCATCACTTATTCCTGTATCTTGTATACCATCAAGTTCTCCCTATCCTTCACAATACAAAAACCCTCATATCTGTTGGTTAACAGACAAGCAATTCCCCTCCCATTGGGTATCAACCTATCCAGCCCCTGTTCAAAGCCATGCTCTAGGCTtcctgtctccatttcctcatctctcaTTCACTCTTTTTCACTTCATGAACACTATAGCAAAATACACCATGTTCTGCATTATGTActgaattgttttaaatatacagGTTTTATGTATCCTATTAGCAGGTATCAAAATGTTAGTATATGGAATAAATCTTAGTTAGTATAtgaagaaatctgaaaaataagcCCTCAAATCATGGTGAGGTCACATCATAGGTGTATTAATTTACACCTGGGAACTAATGCTAGAACTTCCTTTTAGGATATATTTTCAcgatttcatttaatcctcacgagtAAATATCATATGTCAATGTTACAGAGGCTTAATACTAATGCAAAATGGAACAGacctgaagaaaatgaagaactcCTTAGAATTCTCTACTCATTTCCCCACTCACTCAGAAAGAACTGgaaaatgatcttaaaaatgaaagatcTGAACGACCAGATAGCTGCacactttctatttttgtttctttctatatGTTAGTTCTCTAGTTCCTAAATTCCCAGTGGGCATATGAATTATCTATAGACTTGCACataaggagaaattaaaaacGTCTTAAATTCCCCTTAAAAGATTTTCTAGGGAAAATTTTACTGTAAGCGACTCCACTGTAATCAAATTCCTCTAAGATAAATACTGGTAAAATGGGATTTCAGTCTACAGTCATCAGATTACAGTTCATCCTTAAAGATTTATCTCTTAAATGCTTACCTTAAAATTAATTTGCATCATTGGGAGAAGATGAACCAATGAACTGCACATGTCTGTAGTGATGAGTGAATTAATTTCTGGTATATTGAGGCActgtaatgttttatatttttctcggCACATGCCCACTTTTGAACCTAAAACATCAGCAATGGCTATAGGCAAAGGAAAAggttaaaaatagtaaaactacagtttgtgaaagaaataaagttataacttaatcaaattttaaataagaatttaccaaataaaaggaaattcaaaaCATTGAAACTTTTACCGTAATATCTATCTCAAAAAGGCTGAATATATCTCAAAAAGGCTGAATAATTTCGTTGGTTAACTGTGTGAAATAAATTGTGTGAAAGccaaacaatttatttttaaaggcctaCCACTTATtacttaaaactacaaaaatgtaTAGATAGCggtagaggaaaggaaggaactaAATTTGGAGAAGTTAAAACCCTGGCTTTATCACTTCATATACTAATGTTTGACATAATGTGACCATActtaagaagaaatggaaagcattttgcaaaataGTATAATACTACCTAGACAAACTATAGTTATACATCAAGAAAACATttagcaacaaaaattaaaactgttcTCTAAAATAATTAACTGATATTATAGTTATTCTCAAAGAATACAGTAATACAACTATGCATTAGTCATCTTTcgaagtttattaaaataataatgtagcaTGGACACTTGCTCTATAAACTTCTTATAGCTATAAAGGCTAAGATAAACACATATTATCAAATGTTTCCATAAAGTTAAGCTTTTCAAAGTTTAAATATATCCAACTATCAAATTTTCCTTCAACATCAAAGGTAATACTGAATCATTTCAGGACATAATTATCAAATGCAAGAGTAGAAAGGGCTTTATGCAAGAAGAATTTGatctttataatatattaatgtaaattaGATACAGCCACCACCCACCTAGgaagactttctcttttccaatagaATAAGTGCCACACACAACAAGAGCACGTGGGTTTAGAGTTACAGCCTCAAACGCAGTGTTGATGGCAAACTGGATAACCTCTTGCTGAGACGGAAAGGTGTATTCTGGGCTACAGTATCTGTAATATGGAAACATAGTACTTACTCAAAGAACGGTAAGAAAGCCATAACCTTAAGTTGgatgttactttaaaaaacaagctTTAGCAAATGACACACAATGGCAGTGTAGTACATGACACCACAAGAGTTTCCTCATTGCCTGTTGTTAAAATTATTTGCTACCAGTTATTGCTAATTTATGATGGAATTATAAGTTTTCAATTTACCTTgttcattatatttcttttatcatcCTTAAAGAAATTGCCTTTTTGAAGACTTATTCCCTTCCAAGAATATTTCTAGCCAGCCAGCTATTTTAGTTATAAATTATAAACCTCAATAGCTTTTCTTTAATCCCAATCATGATCAAAAAAATTCTATTGATAAGGATTATATTTGGATTAAAGAATTCTgatttaataaaaactattaaaataatgaaactaaacatgagtttaggccgggcgcggtggctcacgcctgtaatcctagcactctgggaggccgaggtgggcggatcgtttgagctcagaagttcaagaccagcctgagcaagagcgagaccccatctctactaaaaatagaaagaaattatatggacagctaaaaatatatatagaaaaaaaaaattagccgggcatggtggtgcatgcctgtagtcccagctactcgggaggctgagacaggaggatcgcttgagctcaggagtttgaggttgctgtgagctaggctaacgccacggcactcactctagcctgggcaacagagtgagactctgtctcaaaaaaaaaaaaaataaaaaaaaaaaataaacatgagtttaatagttttaaatcagttaatattCACATGGTTGATATCATCTCTTCTATAGAcacagaaatacagagaaatatattATAGACACAGAAatatatagacatacacacagagaTCCAGTAGAGTCTATCTCAATACAGTAACGCCCAGTGAAAAATTAACCCTAGACTACTACCAATATATATTTGAGATGAAAAGTAAGCACTTTTTCACTAAAAATGTAATAAACTATAAACaccagaaaaacatatttttccaattttcaaaattgtttttgctgGCCAACcaccagagaagaagaaaaaatgcttAGTCCTTTTTCCTATAAAAACTTACAAAGAAAGTCAGAATTGTATATAGAactaagtaatatttttatttattattataatttatctaGTACTTAAAGTAcatataaaagaatagaaaaattaatcataGTGTGAGAAAACTGGCTGTGGAAAGACCATCTTTTACTATAATATTCCATCCAAACACACTTCCCCTTGAAACAGGTTGAAATAGTTGAGATATTTAATTTCTAACAAATTTGTGAGGtaatatcacattgtacaccataaatatatgtaatttttatctgtcaattataCCTTGAAGATgagagtaaatatataaaaaataaaaatataatggctTATACCATTATATTTACAGCACTTTGGAATTCAGAGCTGTCccttataaattacttttttgagaaaagaacaaaagtaacTTTGAATACTCAGAATCACATTTTGGCCTGTTTTCTCTTCACAGTTATACTTAATAGTTATACAGACATTTTTATAAGGCAACCTAAAAAGGTATTTTCCTAAAGCTTGCTCCCAAATTTTTACTCCTTGTTTCAGTAACAGAATTctcatataaacatattttaaaaaataaatcacaaaaaaattgAGCTATAGTCAGTTAAGACATGTAATCCTAACTTTGCCCTTAAGcaagtatatttttttcaaacagcaTCCCTCTGTTAAATAGCCCTAAAACAATAACTGGCAATAAGGCATCATTTTGATTACCTAAGCAAATGCTCAAATTATTCATAATACATAGAGCAAATAGTGACAGTGGGAAAAGGAAGCAAACAAAGAAATTCTGTCTTACGTTGTGTCTAAGTACAGCATGTGGACTTTCTGATCTGCAAGAAGAGAACGTTCCATGCTGGGATTTGCTCTGAAGTCTCCAGTATGTAATATGACAGTACCATTAGGAAGATAAAAAAGGATCATGACAGCACCTGGACAGCTGAACACAAAATTTCAAAGGAATATTCTTAACACAGGCAAAGCACCTAAACGAAGTTTATCAACATGTAAATACACTTTACTAGTTGACCACAATGACATAGTATTGTATTACAGAGGAAATGAACATCATAAAAAAGAAAgggtgaccagcctgagcaagagcgagacccctctctaccaaaaatagaaaattagcctggtgttgtggcacatgcctatagtcccaggaactggggaggctgaggcaagaggatcgcttaagcccaagagtttgaggttgcagtgagttacgatgatgccactgcactctagtccaggcaacagagtgagactgtctcaaaaaaaaaaaaaaaaaaagaactgttgtTTAGGAAAAAACTCAGCAGGCCTGGGTTACTCTTAAACTTTGCACATCTGCACATTACCAAGAAATGCCTGTCTTCAGGACTGGCCTTGGATGGCTCCTGGGAAATGAGCTCTGAGCCCTACAATATTCTGTCTGATTAGGGTGTTTTATATGCCTGAGGCACTGGGCTTTGAGATACTAGTTTGATCACAATTTATGCTAACTATGTGATCTATGgtgaatatctcaataaagctgacttaaaaaatcaaaactaaaattggtgattaaaaaaagaaacagcagcaaAGTTAGcagacaaaaacttaaaaaaaaaggcaacctGAAGTAATAGCATTGGTCAGGATTTTAAGAAACCTAGATTTAGTCTAACTTCTTTCCTAAACACCTATGATCTCTGTGGTACAGAAGGCTAAACATTctatgaaaagtagaaaaaagcatAGTTGATAGTTGTGTTTTGACAACATAAATGCTGACAGGACTTtacataaaaaaaagagagaaaaatggaaatcgtttccaagaaaaaaaaaatctttagtatCTAAATCTTCTAAATCTTTAGTATCTAAAGTCTATAAAATTTCTTAGtttaaagggaggaaaaaaaaaccctttagtATCTGAATGGAGTACAAACTGTTAATTTGTATaaatgatattaaagaaaatcacaaaaagtTATCTTGCAAAGAACAGCaacaataacattatttttaaaagatgagtctCATATGTCAAGTGTTAGCAATTTAAACTAGATAAAAAATGAGTTAGATTAATAACATTTAGATGATCTCTCTCCATTTAATCTCCGATTCTATAATTTGGtacattattttttccaaaaggaGAAACATATATTACTCGTTTTAAGAAATAGCAAGCATATTAGttctaataaaaatgttcttaaataaCCATGCCAATTGTGCtttccttttgaatatttaaaaatgggctaTTATTAAGGTGACTTTAATACTTACTGATTGGCATCAAGCAAAACAACTTTGACACCATTCACAACACATTCAGTGTCCATTGGCAATGGATGGATATATTGTTCTTGCACATGAAGCTTGTTCTTCAACAAATTGCCAGTTATCTGCAAAACAGGATGTACTTATTGTTGATACAGTAAAACACTAAATAAGTATTGTATTTCATACTACTTTAGAACCACAGCATCTTAATAACATCCCGGCTTTTCCACTTATATTCAAATAAACCGTCCACAATGCCAGGAAGAAGTTCCTCCAGTGAGTTTGTCACTACTGTGCTTGAACACTATCACTGACTCTCCCTCACCTGTGAAAGTCAATCATTCCCAGCATGACATACAAAACCCTTGGTGAGGTGGTCCCTGCCCACTCCTGTGGATTTGTATCCTGCTATACCCTGTCTTGAGTTCTAGCCATTCTGAATTATGTGAAGTGTCTGGAATGACCATCTTTCCCAGGTGCCTGTGCCTTTACCTAAACTCTACCTGGAAtgctccttcctctgcctggtTCTGGAATCAGACCAGCCTGCATTCAAATTCGGACTCTGCTATTACTAGTTCTGTGACCTGGAGCACTCACTTAACGTCTCCAAACCTTAGTTGCTTCATTTATAAAAAGCCGACACTTCAAGAATGCTGTGAGAATTATTAAATCAAATTCTACCTAAAGCCTTTAGTAATAGGCATTAAAATGTTTACGTGTTAAATAATTAGGTCAAGTTATCTCTTTCACCATGAAACTGTCTCTAACCTTAGTCCAGGACAGAGTAAAGCATTCCCTTCTCCCTACTCTTAGgcactctgttcatttttctattataataccAATTCCACTGTGGTATTATTTATGAATGTTTCCTCTGCAggctgtaagctccttgaagttAGATATAGTACTGACCCTCCACGTCAtagggggattggttccaggacccctgaggataccaaaatctggGGATGCTCCAGTCCGTTATATAAAATGggacagtatttgcatataacctatgcacttTCTCCTGTAtatctttaaatcatctccaggttatttataatacctaatacaatgtaaatgctatgtaaatagttgttagactgcatttttatttgtattatgtttacggttgtattgttattttttgtttacttattttgagCATTTCCGATTGGTTGCTGCAAATACAGACCCTGCAGATACAGAATCACAGATACGAAGGGCTGACTGTATTTTTCCCTAGTATGTCCCTTTAGGCATTCAATGAATGCTTACTGAATGAAACTTGGGGTTAAGTATATTGTGAAATAGTTTATATATTGTTTCCATGTAATAAAACATACGTTTAAAAAAACTGATTGTAACTGTtgacattaactcatttaattttagaACTCTGATGTGgaatctgttttctctttttttggtagaatGAGAAGAAGAGATCTTACAGttttaagtattctttttttaaccaaattgCTTAGAAATTTGCAGCATTCTACAGTCAGGATTTAGAATACTAAAACTTACCTCACTACAATAAACTGGAAATGTGAAGTGCTTAGACAACCCAGCATAATGATCAGAATGAAAATGTGTGAGAAAGTAGGCTGTGCAGCCTTCAACCAAGCCATACTGAAAGGCATCAACTGTAAAGCCGGTTCCTGCAATGAAAATACCAACACAGCAGGTTGAGCAAGAGCTGACAAAGTAAACGATATTTGATTTGATTACAAATAGTGAACCCTTTAATCCTCTTCACATCTCATTTCCCATTgaactgtaatttaaaaaattatgccaCATAAATTTTAGCAAAAGGTGATACTAGAGACAAGAATTAGTCTTATCAGGTTCTACTAAATATCCTAGTAGAGAGACTTTTTTTGTGAGTAactgcaccaaaaaaaaaaaaaaaatcaaaatacaaaccAATTACTGTTTTACTTAATACTTTCATAATATTTACCAGGTACTTGAAATCCTTTACTTCTGCAAAACCGCAAAAAGAGAAAGCTTTCTTCTAAAACCGAATTCTCTATGGAGGTGACATTGATATCCTTCTAAGCGAGCAAAGGTTGCAAGCCAAAGTAACCTCACATATTTCAAACATTTGCAGCCATCCAAAGGGCCATGGTACAATAAAAGATAAACAGTATATCTACCACCTTCGAATTTCGCTGCAGACTGGGATTGGAAGGTGGGGGCAAACAAGAAAACAAGTGCCTAAAAAGGGCTCTCTAGAGGAGTAGTGACGAAAAAGAGGTTGAGAAATAGGGTTCTAAAATGTGTTCACACAAGAAATAACCAAGTGTGCTGACTGGTGATATTTGAGTAAATAAGCATAATTTCACAATTGTATTGAGGCTTCTCAACACATGGCATACTAGTTTTAGGCTCACTTAAAGTACagaaaatcaatcaaaataattattaaaaacaaaactggtgCTATGATGTATAGAAATGCTGTTCTCTacacaaatattttgaacaaattatAGACCTAGAACATCAATAAAGCACTTAAAAACTTTCTGAACCAATTATATTTtggctgctttatttttattctactttattttatattcttttcagaagagttattcatttcttcaacacAATTCATTTCACTCACATTTTTCTACTAACTCATCAGTGAAGGCATGAGAAACTATAAGAATATATGAAAAGGCAGAGAAGCTAAGTTCtaatatggttttaaaatgctTGGCATTTATTATGATATGTACTACCtgtgacatttatttctttgaagctATTTAGTACTTTGTATTTCTCACAAGTGATTAGAGACTGccttttattatacttatttacggagatgcctttcttccttctgtatTAAGCTAAATCCCTACTACTCTCTTACTAATCTTCCTGTATGTAATCTGTACTGTCTACCTAACCAGTACAGTAACTTATAAAGAGAACATCTTTAATAAaatttgctgaattgaatggagcaaaaaaaataaaataaaataggaaaaaaacaaatctatGTTAAAGCCTCATGAAGTATcataaaaaccaaaaggaaacacatacaaaaaattgtttcatacacacacatccacCCACCCCATGGGCAATGCACACAAAGTTCAAAAAAGTtgtctttgttgatatttttagtATTGATAATTCAACTTACCAGGTATTTTCTTATAGAATGGAcatgtcttttttcttaattctccTACATTAGATGCCTCTGAGATTTTCTTGTTCCTTCTTTGCAGCCCACCATGAGCTGATTTTACAAAGGCACTGTCTTTACTTAAATTGACTGCTCCAGATTCTGCATTGTTAAGAAGGTGATCTGACTTCTTCCTTCTTGTTCTCTTCCTGCTCTCTTCCTTCTGAcctcttcctgctccttcctgcAGTGAACTTGATTTCTTAAGTCTCTTTCTTCGACGCTGCAACCTCTCACTAGAAAGTTCCACAGAAATCTGACTCTCACTTAAATTCTTTGCATCAAATTCTAAATCACTTAAAGATTGCTCTGCTTTCCTCTTGCACTGCAAGGACCTCTTTTTATTAGGACTTAGAACTGGATTTAAGTTTATCCCTTCTAATGCACTTTCCCCCagcaatttctcttcttttcttttaggtgGTAGTCCAAAATATACACCTATATCTGTTTGCTTCATTACCTTGGTAGGTTTTCTTGCATTACACTTAGGACCAGAAGGCAGTATTTTCAAAGACTCAGAAGCAGTAGGTGCACcagaaaatttttctgtatttaaaactgTAACTTTACTATCTAGCATACCAACTAATGCCTTTCTGTGGAAACTTGCTGAGTTAGTATTGTTCTTGGCACTGAGGTTCTCACTAGCTAATTCTCTAATTTTACTTTGGGTTGGATGGAAAGAAAGATACCCTCCTTCCTGGCTTTCAAAATGTTTCGACATTTCGCTGGTAACTAACGGAAGAGAAACTTGATTGTAAACAGCTGATCCTTCAATGAtctgtttctgtttatttggtTGAGATGGGAGAAATTCTTGCTCATAAGGGTTTACTTTATAATTAGAAGCAGCAAGCTCCCTTGCTAATGCAGGTGGAAACAACATAAAATCACCACCAGTACATGCTGGATCATAATATGAAGTAATGTTCTCATTATTTTGGGAAGTAAGTTTAGACAAATCATTTAAAGTATTGTATTTATACAGTTCTTCATCATACTTATCTTGAGTTAAGAAGCCATTTACTTTGGGGCAGCTCTCCTCCTGGTCCTGCAGTAAGGGACCTTGTTGGTTTTCAAACAAAGTAGAGCTGTGGTCATCTTCTTCTAGGCTGTCATCTTTTGAGCTTTGGGTAAAAAATAGTTCCTGTTGTGAATCATCCATCTTTTCATCTATATAGTGAGTTTCTTCATCACTTTGAAGTGGAGAATAGGAGATTTCACAGTCGCTAAAGTCATTCTCTGGCAATGGCAAATTTATGGGTTCTGAGTTGTTTTGGCTATCTAATTCGTCATCAGCAAGAGGCAAACCAACTCCTACCAGTTTGTCATTCTTAACAAATTCTGTAAATTGTAGAGCTCGCTGGGATGTTTGGCTATTTGCAGTAGAGGAAATCTTTTTGTTGGTTTCAGCTGGAGATTGAGATTGAGATTTTCTTAAACACTGAGTCTTCAACAAGGAATTGTTTGAAATAGCCTTTAAGTTCTCAGTTTGTTTCTCATACAGAGACCATCTTTCCTCAAGGCTACAAAGAAAGCCTGAATTATTCTCACTGAAACTACCACCTGACGCACGTGATGGGCTGCTAAAAGGACTATTACTAGCCCTGCTTTGAGCCAGCAGAAAGTGAGTATATCTCTTGTAATGAGAAGGAATTGTTGAGGTACACAGAAGACCGTCAGGACactctgaaaattttaataa comes from Eulemur rufifrons isolate Redbay chromosome 28, OSU_ERuf_1, whole genome shotgun sequence and encodes:
- the DCLRE1A gene encoding DNA cross-link repair 1A protein, producing the protein MLEDTLLEEDIWEYKSKRKPKLVDPNNCSENIPKPVGKAKEGKCQSKRKRSRKRTTKAKEEAKDHEMSPRAAVCQASVASSQSSNCGDGSQQSQDKETTPGKLCRTHKNKHVSPKIRPVYDGYCPNCQMPFSSLLGQTPRWHVFECLDSPPVSETECPDGLLCTSTIPSHYKRYTHFLLAQSRASNSPFSSPSRASGGSFSENNSGFLCSLEERWSLYEKQTENLKAISNNSLLKTQCLRKSQSQSPAETNKKISSTANSQTSQRALQFTEFVKNDKLVGVGLPLADDELDSQNNSEPINLPLPENDFSDCEISYSPLQSDEETHYIDEKMDDSQQELFFTQSSKDDSLEEDDHSSTLFENQQGPLLQDQEESCPKVNGFLTQDKYDEELYKYNTLNDLSKLTSQNNENITSYYDPACTGGDFMLFPPALARELAASNYKVNPYEQEFLPSQPNKQKQIIEGSAVYNQVSLPLVTSEMSKHFESQEGGYLSFHPTQSKIRELASENLSAKNNTNSASFHRKALVGMLDSKVTVLNTEKFSGAPTASESLKILPSGPKCNARKPTKVMKQTDIGVYFGLPPKRKEEKLLGESALEGINLNPVLSPNKKRSLQCKRKAEQSLSDLEFDAKNLSESQISVELSSERLQRRRKRLKKSSSLQEGAGRGQKEESRKRTRRKKSDHLLNNAESGAVNLSKDSAFVKSAHGGLQRRNKKISEASNVGELRKKTCPFYKKIPGTGFTVDAFQYGLVEGCTAYFLTHFHSDHYAGLSKHFTFPVYCSEITGNLLKNKLHVQEQYIHPLPMDTECVVNGVKVVLLDANHCPGAVMILFYLPNGTVILHTGDFRANPSMERSLLADQKVHMLYLDTTYCSPEYTFPSQQEVIQFAINTAFEAVTLNPRALVVCGTYSIGKEKVFLAIADVLGSKVGMCREKYKTLQCLNIPEINSLITTDMCSSLVHLLPMMQINFKGLQSHLKKCGGKYDQILAFRPTGWTHSNKLTSIADVIPQTKGNISIYGIPYSEHSSYLEMKRFVQWLKPQKIIPTVNIGTWKSRSTMEKYFKEWKLEAGY